One part of the Anopheles merus strain MAF chromosome 3L, AmerM5.1, whole genome shotgun sequence genome encodes these proteins:
- the LOC121598490 gene encoding uncharacterized protein LOC121598490 yields MAENENACKQMDIAVQRHRKMLHYVTKKCVPLLESKLKEADEKSSEWKERALKAEGKVALLERQLEEKAAQSQHYKKLYEGQYQVMMKIGTVMGEIVWKSFKSHSNVKVLVQAQDSMLKYCALAKGIIDSFLLAYGTSLPPLQSLEHVFVVSLLGSITNLAAFVEGRAFLAQQELVVELLKRMVLDQDRWSYPHFRFIKRMVLTFAYNMSLEDPVAFVMLGEERLVHSVLRCLSLHDPTDVVAAAVAIIYRLLSVTVEAGIPSSLPEKIPWAMIRTMKDSTDEQLGEIATSLLGVMEVSVGKGFLCDD; encoded by the exons ATGGCAGAAAACGAAAATGCTTGCAAGCAAATGGATATTGCTGTACAGCGCCATCGGAAGATGTTGCATTACGTGACCAAGAAATGTGTTCCCCTGCTCGAGAGCA AGCTGAAAGAGGCGGACGAGAAGTCGTCGGAATGGAAGGAACGAGCACTGAAAGCGGAAGGAAAGGTGGCACTACTCGAGCGGCAACTGGAGGAAAAGGCTGCCCAGTCACAACACTACAAAAA ATTGTACGAAGGGCAGTACCAGGTGATGATGAAGATCGGCACCGTGATGGGTGAGATCGTGTGGAAATCGTTCAAAAGCCACTCGAACGTGAAGGTGTTGGTGCAGGCACAAGACTCGATGCTGAAGTACTGTGCCCTAGCGAAGGGTATCATCGATTCGTTTCTGCTCGCCTACGGTACCAGTCTGCCGCCGCTCCAATCGCTCGAGCACGTGTTCGTCGTATCACTGCTCGGGTCGATCACGAACTTGGCCGCGTTCGTGGAAGGGCGTGCTTTTCTCGCCCAGCAGGAGCTGGTGGTGGAGTTGCTGAAGCGGATGGTGCTCGATCAGGACCGCTGGAGCTATCCGCACTTTCGCTTCATCAAGCGCATGGTGCTCACGTTCGCGTACAACATGTCGCTCGAGGATCCGGTCGCGTTCGTTATGCTGGGCGAGGAGAGGCTCGTCCACAGTGTGCTGCGCTGCCTGAGCTTGCACGATCCGACCGATGTGGTGGCAGCGGCGGTGGCCATTATCTATCGCTTGCTGAGCGTAACTGTGGAGGCAGGTATACCGTCATCGCTGCCGGAGAAG ATCCCGTGGGCAATGATCAGAACGATGAAGGATTCAACGGACGAGCAGCTGGGAGAGATTGCGACCAGCCTGCTCGGCGTGATGGAAGTGTCGGTAGGCAAAGGATTTTTGTGCGATGattga
- the LOC121598491 gene encoding ribonuclease P protein subunit p29 → MADPSSFLAKLVAPRYRHEILEIPNSSMTLGDKHVIQKKNKANAGKLTKKKLSRKEIKELGLYTLPHDTITYRDGLKLHRMWLGYYDTFFQPGQCPDVTEARYTTIVASLLKADYHGAKIHIVRSKQPSVVGMKGIVVLDTKGTFKMISKDNKLRTIPKNDSQFEVFLQNKVITIFGKHLNARPAERSVKKMKTFAFPDL, encoded by the exons ATGGCTG ATCCTTCCTCGTTCCTGGCAAAGCTGGTCGCTCCACGCTACCGGCATGAAATACTGGAGATTCCCAACAGCtctatgacccttggggacaagCACGTCAtccagaagaaaaacaaagcgaACGCGGGGAAGcttacaaaaaagaaactttCGCGCAAGGAAATCAAAGAGCTTGGCCTGTACACCTTACCGCACGATACGATTACGTACCGAGACGGGTTGAAGCTGCACCGGATGTGGCTCGGCTATTACGATACGTTCTTCCAGCCGGGCCAATGTCCGGATGTGACCGAAGCGAGATACACCACGATTGT AGCTAGCTTACTGAAGGCAGACTATCACGGAGCCAAAATTCACATCGTTCGATCGAAACAGCCCAGCGTGGTCGGCATGAAGGGTATCGTGGTACTGGACACGAAAGGAACCTTCAAGATGATTTCGAAAGACAACAAACTGCGAA CAATCCCGAAAAATGATTCCCAGTTCGAGGTGTTCCTACAAAATAAGGTGATAACGATTTTCGGTAAACATCTCAACGCGCGGCCCGCCGAACGGTCGGTGAAAAAGATGAAAACGTTCGCCTTTCCCGATCTGTAG
- the LOC121598489 gene encoding pantothenate kinase 3 isoform X3 produces the protein MASSESAGSSSVIRKAMPWFGMDIGGTLTKLVYFEPKDITPGELDQEARILRNIRRYLTKNSAYGKTGHRDSHLQMDDVVIRGRRGSLHFIRFPTSEMLSFLKLAKSKGMAQLVTTVCATGGGAFKFEEDFRQHVNMKLAKFDELDALIKGILFTETHNKCECYFWENANEISSTKKKFDFSQPYPFILVNVGSGVSVLAVRGPDNYKRISGTSLGGGTFLGLCCLLTGCETFEEAIQLATKGDHKKVDKLVKDIYGGDYERFGLPGELVASSFGQMHLQERRQSVSKEDLAHAILVTITNNIGSIARMCASNEKIEKVVFVGNFLRVNPISMKLLAYAMDYWSKGTLKALFLEHEGYFGAVGCLLQFNGELHAQVGDLLT, from the exons ATGGCCAGCAGTGAGTCGGCAGGAAGCTCGTCCGTAATACGCAAAG CGATGCCCTGGTTCGGCATGGACATTGGCGGCACCCTCACGAAGCTGGTGTACTTCGAGCCGAAGGACATCACGCCGGGCGAGCTGGATCAGGAGGCACGCATCCTGCGCAACATTCGGCGTTACCTGACGAAAAACTCGGCCTACGGCAAGACCGGCCACCGGGACAGCCACCTGCAGATGGACGACGTGGTGATACGCGGCCGGCGCGGCTCGCTCCACTTTATCCGCTTCCCCACGTCGGAGATGCTCAGCTTTCTGAAGCTCGCCAAATCGAAGGGCATGGCCCAGCTGGTGACGACCGTCTGCGCGACCGGGGGCGGTGCGTTCAAGTTCGAGGAAGACTTCCGGCAGCACGTCAACATGAAGCTGGCCAAGTTCGACGAGCTGGATGCGCTGATCAAGGGCATCCTCTTCACGGAAACGCACAACAAATGTGAATGCTACTTTTGGGAGAACGCCAACGAAATTAG TAGTACGAAGAAAAAGTTCGACTTTAGCCAACCGTACCCGTTTATACTGGTGAACGTCGGGTCGGGCGTCTCGGTGCTGGCGGTGCGCGGCCCGGACAACTACAAGCGCATCTCCGGCACGAGCCTCGGCGGCGGTACATTCCTGGGCCTGTGCTGTCTGCTCACCGGCTGTGAAACGTTCGAGGAAGCAATACAGTTAGCGACGAAGGGCGATCATAAGAAGGTGGACAAGCTAGTGAAAGACATTTACGGTGGCGACTACGAGCGGTTCGGGCTGCCCGGCGAGCTGGTCGCGTCAAG CTTCGGGCAGATGCATCTACAGGAAAGGCGGCAAAGCGTCAGCAAGGAAGATCTAGCCCACGCCATCCTCGTGACGATCACCAACAACATTGGTTCGATCGCGCGCATGTGTGCAAGCAATGAGAAGATCGAGAAG GTGGTGTTTGTGGGCAACTTTCTGCGCGTGAACCCAATATCGATGAAGCTGCTCGCGTACGCGATGGACTACTGGTCGAAGGGAACGCTCAAAGCGCTGTTCCTCGAGCACGAGGGCTACTTCGGTGCAGTCGGGTGCCTTTTGCAGTTCAACGGTGAGCTGCACGCACAAGTCGGTGATTTACTTACTTAG
- the LOC121598489 gene encoding pantothenate kinase 3 isoform X1: MDALDSSSSQPPLGPQLSSAISRWILYGTVVPSVHVTPNGTHRHHHHQYATHSVASHYHRPLVRRPSYRRKMSSTESGASGSSSPTTSPKVSSSPVQQHRRRTAAAAPSPQQSRRRTGRDLQRTATANSSHSSAGSITSILSSLSSANSGGSQQQRKQRRIKRRTARKSATAEAKGARPSARSSKSNGSSSSNSNNKANTDTRWTDESRSESSEHSIEGPVSMPWFGMDIGGTLTKLVYFEPKDITPGELDQEARILRNIRRYLTKNSAYGKTGHRDSHLQMDDVVIRGRRGSLHFIRFPTSEMLSFLKLAKSKGMAQLVTTVCATGGGAFKFEEDFRQHVNMKLAKFDELDALIKGILFTETHNKCECYFWENANEISSTKKKFDFSQPYPFILVNVGSGVSVLAVRGPDNYKRISGTSLGGGTFLGLCCLLTGCETFEEAIQLATKGDHKKVDKLVKDIYGGDYERFGLPGELVASSFGQMHLQERRQSVSKEDLAHAILVTITNNIGSIARMCASNEKIEKVVFVGNFLRVNPISMKLLAYAMDYWSKGTLKALFLEHEGYFGAVGCLLQFNGELHAQVGDLLT; encoded by the exons ATGGACGCGctggacagcagcagcagccagccgcCGCTCGGCCCGCAGCTCTCTAGTGCCATATCGCGCTGGATCCTGTACGGTACCGTCGTGCCGAGCGTCCACGTCACGCCCAACGGCACGCaccggcatcatcatcatcagtacGCGACGCACTCGGTCGCCTCCCACTATCACCGTCCGCTCGTGCGCAGACCATCGTACCGGCGCAAAATGTCGTCCACCGAAAGCGGCGCCAGTGGTAGCAGCAGCCCCACGACCAGCCCCAAAGTGTCCTCCTCCCCGGTGCAGCAACATCGCCGTcggacggcggcggcggcacccTCACCGCAACAGTCCCGTCGCCGCACGGGTCGGGATCTGCAGCGTACCGCCACCGCCAACTCGTCACATTCCTCGGCCGGATCCATTACCTCCATACTGTCCAGCCTGTCGTCGGCGAACAGTGGTGgaagccagcagcagcgcaaacaACGTCGcatcaagcgacgaaccgccCGCAAGTCGGCAACGGCGGAAGCGAAAGGGGCCCGGCCCAGCgcacgcagcagcaaaagcaacggcagcagcagcagcaacagcaacaacaaagccAACACCGACACGCGATGGACCGACGAAAGCCGGTCGGAATCGTCGGAACATTCCATTGAGGGGCCAGTGT CGATGCCCTGGTTCGGCATGGACATTGGCGGCACCCTCACGAAGCTGGTGTACTTCGAGCCGAAGGACATCACGCCGGGCGAGCTGGATCAGGAGGCACGCATCCTGCGCAACATTCGGCGTTACCTGACGAAAAACTCGGCCTACGGCAAGACCGGCCACCGGGACAGCCACCTGCAGATGGACGACGTGGTGATACGCGGCCGGCGCGGCTCGCTCCACTTTATCCGCTTCCCCACGTCGGAGATGCTCAGCTTTCTGAAGCTCGCCAAATCGAAGGGCATGGCCCAGCTGGTGACGACCGTCTGCGCGACCGGGGGCGGTGCGTTCAAGTTCGAGGAAGACTTCCGGCAGCACGTCAACATGAAGCTGGCCAAGTTCGACGAGCTGGATGCGCTGATCAAGGGCATCCTCTTCACGGAAACGCACAACAAATGTGAATGCTACTTTTGGGAGAACGCCAACGAAATTAG TAGTACGAAGAAAAAGTTCGACTTTAGCCAACCGTACCCGTTTATACTGGTGAACGTCGGGTCGGGCGTCTCGGTGCTGGCGGTGCGCGGCCCGGACAACTACAAGCGCATCTCCGGCACGAGCCTCGGCGGCGGTACATTCCTGGGCCTGTGCTGTCTGCTCACCGGCTGTGAAACGTTCGAGGAAGCAATACAGTTAGCGACGAAGGGCGATCATAAGAAGGTGGACAAGCTAGTGAAAGACATTTACGGTGGCGACTACGAGCGGTTCGGGCTGCCCGGCGAGCTGGTCGCGTCAAG CTTCGGGCAGATGCATCTACAGGAAAGGCGGCAAAGCGTCAGCAAGGAAGATCTAGCCCACGCCATCCTCGTGACGATCACCAACAACATTGGTTCGATCGCGCGCATGTGTGCAAGCAATGAGAAGATCGAGAAG GTGGTGTTTGTGGGCAACTTTCTGCGCGTGAACCCAATATCGATGAAGCTGCTCGCGTACGCGATGGACTACTGGTCGAAGGGAACGCTCAAAGCGCTGTTCCTCGAGCACGAGGGCTACTTCGGTGCAGTCGGGTGCCTTTTGCAGTTCAACGGTGAGCTGCACGCACAAGTCGGTGATTTACTTACTTAG
- the LOC121598489 gene encoding pantothenate kinase 3 isoform X2, with product MDALDSSSSQPPLGPQLSSAISRWILYGTVVPSVHVTPNGTHRHHHHQYATHSVASHYHRPLVRRPSYRRKMSSTESGASGSSSPTTSPKVSSSPVQQHRRRTAAAAPSPQQSRRRTGRDLQRTATANSSHSSAGSITSILSSLSSANSGGSQQQRKQRRIKRRTARKSATAEAKGARPSARSSKSNGSSSSNSNNKANTDTRWTDESRSESSEHSIEGPVSMPWFGMDIGGTLTKLVYFEPKDITPGELDQEARILRNIRRYLTKNSAYGKTGHRDSHLQMDDVVIRGRRGSLHFIRFPTSEMLSFLKLAKSKGMAQLVTTVCATGGGAFKFEEDFRQHVNMKLAKFDELDALIKGILFTETHNKCECYFWENANEISTKKKFDFSQPYPFILVNVGSGVSVLAVRGPDNYKRISGTSLGGGTFLGLCCLLTGCETFEEAIQLATKGDHKKVDKLVKDIYGGDYERFGLPGELVASSFGQMHLQERRQSVSKEDLAHAILVTITNNIGSIARMCASNEKIEKVVFVGNFLRVNPISMKLLAYAMDYWSKGTLKALFLEHEGYFGAVGCLLQFNGELHAQVGDLLT from the exons ATGGACGCGctggacagcagcagcagccagccgcCGCTCGGCCCGCAGCTCTCTAGTGCCATATCGCGCTGGATCCTGTACGGTACCGTCGTGCCGAGCGTCCACGTCACGCCCAACGGCACGCaccggcatcatcatcatcagtacGCGACGCACTCGGTCGCCTCCCACTATCACCGTCCGCTCGTGCGCAGACCATCGTACCGGCGCAAAATGTCGTCCACCGAAAGCGGCGCCAGTGGTAGCAGCAGCCCCACGACCAGCCCCAAAGTGTCCTCCTCCCCGGTGCAGCAACATCGCCGTcggacggcggcggcggcacccTCACCGCAACAGTCCCGTCGCCGCACGGGTCGGGATCTGCAGCGTACCGCCACCGCCAACTCGTCACATTCCTCGGCCGGATCCATTACCTCCATACTGTCCAGCCTGTCGTCGGCGAACAGTGGTGgaagccagcagcagcgcaaacaACGTCGcatcaagcgacgaaccgccCGCAAGTCGGCAACGGCGGAAGCGAAAGGGGCCCGGCCCAGCgcacgcagcagcaaaagcaacggcagcagcagcagcaacagcaacaacaaagccAACACCGACACGCGATGGACCGACGAAAGCCGGTCGGAATCGTCGGAACATTCCATTGAGGGGCCAGTGT CGATGCCCTGGTTCGGCATGGACATTGGCGGCACCCTCACGAAGCTGGTGTACTTCGAGCCGAAGGACATCACGCCGGGCGAGCTGGATCAGGAGGCACGCATCCTGCGCAACATTCGGCGTTACCTGACGAAAAACTCGGCCTACGGCAAGACCGGCCACCGGGACAGCCACCTGCAGATGGACGACGTGGTGATACGCGGCCGGCGCGGCTCGCTCCACTTTATCCGCTTCCCCACGTCGGAGATGCTCAGCTTTCTGAAGCTCGCCAAATCGAAGGGCATGGCCCAGCTGGTGACGACCGTCTGCGCGACCGGGGGCGGTGCGTTCAAGTTCGAGGAAGACTTCCGGCAGCACGTCAACATGAAGCTGGCCAAGTTCGACGAGCTGGATGCGCTGATCAAGGGCATCCTCTTCACGGAAACGCACAACAAATGTGAATGCTACTTTTGGGAGAACGCCAACGAAATTAG TACGAAGAAAAAGTTCGACTTTAGCCAACCGTACCCGTTTATACTGGTGAACGTCGGGTCGGGCGTCTCGGTGCTGGCGGTGCGCGGCCCGGACAACTACAAGCGCATCTCCGGCACGAGCCTCGGCGGCGGTACATTCCTGGGCCTGTGCTGTCTGCTCACCGGCTGTGAAACGTTCGAGGAAGCAATACAGTTAGCGACGAAGGGCGATCATAAGAAGGTGGACAAGCTAGTGAAAGACATTTACGGTGGCGACTACGAGCGGTTCGGGCTGCCCGGCGAGCTGGTCGCGTCAAG CTTCGGGCAGATGCATCTACAGGAAAGGCGGCAAAGCGTCAGCAAGGAAGATCTAGCCCACGCCATCCTCGTGACGATCACCAACAACATTGGTTCGATCGCGCGCATGTGTGCAAGCAATGAGAAGATCGAGAAG GTGGTGTTTGTGGGCAACTTTCTGCGCGTGAACCCAATATCGATGAAGCTGCTCGCGTACGCGATGGACTACTGGTCGAAGGGAACGCTCAAAGCGCTGTTCCTCGAGCACGAGGGCTACTTCGGTGCAGTCGGGTGCCTTTTGCAGTTCAACGGTGAGCTGCACGCACAAGTCGGTGATTTACTTACTTAG